The stretch of DNA CCCAAAGATATGGGTTTAAAATTGGTTTTTATTGCTAGTTCAATTTCTTCTTTGCTAAAATCACCTTCTGGGCCAATGAGAACGATAACAGCTTCGTTTTTAATGCATAGTTCCGATAAATGTTTTCCAGTATTATCCAAACAATGAGCAATAAAGCAATTTTGGATAAGCGAATTGTTTTTGATAAAATCTTTAATGGCAACAGCCTCATTGATTTTTGGTAACGTTGCTTTTAACGACTGTTTCATGGCAGCAATGGCTGTTTTTTCTAATCGGTCAACTTTAATCACTTTTCGTTCTGAGCGTTGGCAAATTATTGGAGTGATTTCGCTTATACCAATTTCTGTAGCTTTTTCAATAAACCATTCCAAACGGTCGTTGTTTTTTGTTGGAGCAATAGCAATATGTATGTGTGGTTTTGTATTGTTTTCAGAGTTTGCTGAAAGTATTTTTAGTTCACATTTCTTGGCGTGTGCTTGAGTGATTTCGGCATCATAAAAAGTACCTTTTCCATCAATTAGATTTATTTTATCACCATTATTAAGTCGCAATACTTTTACAGCATGTTTCGATTCTGTTTCATCAAGTGTAATTGATGAGGCAGTTTTTTCAATATTTGGCGTATAAAACAAAAGCATATCGAATGCTAAATTACATTAATATAGATGCAAAAAAAAAGGAGTAAGAAAAAATCTCACTCCTTTTAAACAACTAATTATTAACTTCTAGTGAAAATCAATCTCATAAGGCATACGAGTCATGTAGCCAGATTGAGTTCCAATGGTTTGAACTTTTTGGTAATACTTGTAGTTTTCACCCATGTAAGTTTTTAATATTTTAGCTTCAGCACCTTCCGATAAGCTAATTATAAATTGTTCAAATGGGTCTTTCAATTTTGGATAGTCAACTGTTTTGTAGTCGGTTAATTTTGCTAAGTCTTTAGCTATTGCAATGGCTTTGTCGATACCACCAATTTCATCAACCAATCCAATCTTTTTAGCATCTAAACCAGTCCAAACTCTACCTTGTCCAATGTTGTCAATTTCTTCTTTACTCATTCCTCTTCCTTCACCTACTTTAGTGATAAAATCATCGTAAATTTTTTCTACACCAATTTGAATGATGTCTTTTTCCTCAGCAGTTAATGGTCTAAAAATGGTCATGATGTCGCCATGTTTATTGGTTTTAGCAACATCGAATGTAATACCTAGTTTATTATTGAATAATCCTTGAGCATTCGGAATAACACCAAAAACACCTATTGAACCAGTAATTGTTTTTTCG from Flavobacteriales bacterium encodes:
- a CDS encoding 16S rRNA (uracil(1498)-N(3))-methyltransferase, producing the protein MLLFYTPNIEKTASSITLDETESKHAVKVLRLNNGDKINLIDGKGTFYDAEITQAHAKKCELKILSANSENNTKPHIHIAIAPTKNNDRLEWFIEKATEIGISEITPIICQRSERKVIKVDRLEKTAIAAMKQSLKATLPKINEAVAIKDFIKNNSLIQNCFIAHCLDNTGKHLSELCIKNEAVIVLIGPEGDFSKEEIELAIKTNFKPISLGKSRLRTETAGIVACHTLNLINEYFF